A genomic stretch from Engraulis encrasicolus isolate BLACKSEA-1 chromosome 12, IST_EnEncr_1.0, whole genome shotgun sequence includes:
- the ddx3xb gene encoding DEAD-box helicase 3 X-linked b isoform X4: MSHVAVDNVHGLDQQLAGLDLNSADLQGGGTGRRYIPPHLRNKEIGKNDSPGWDGGRSNGFVNGYHDNRMNGGRGGFDGRGGAMRQDRGGGRGGFRGRGGSTYNPVQPMPNAGFGNDNGGGWNVQKDAYSSFANRSDRGKSAFDRSSTRGRYERGGFGGGGGGNSRWVEDSREEEDWSKPLSRNERTENELFAGGNTGINFEKYDDIPVEATGHDSPSPISDFQDVEMGEIIMGNIALSRYTRPTPVQKHAIPIIKNKRDLMACAQTGSGKTAAFLLPVLSQIYTEGPGEALQAAKNSAQDNGRYGRRKQYPLALILAPTRELALQIYDEARKFAYRSRVRPCVVYGGADIGQQIRELERGCHLLVATPGRLVDMMERGKIGMDHCCYLVLDEADRMLDMGFEPQIRRIVEQDTMPPKGVRQTMMFSATFPKEIQILARDFLEDYIFLAVGRVGSTSENITQKVVWVEEGDKRSFLLDLLNATGKESLTLVFVETKKGADALEDFLYREGYACTSIHGDRSQRDREEALHQFRSGRCPILVATAVAARGLDIPHVKHVINFDLPSDIEEYVHRIGRTGRVGNLGLATSFFNDKNSNITKDLLDLVVEAKQEVPSWLESLAFEHQHKSSSRGRSKGRFSGGFGARDYRQTSGGAGGSSFGSRGTRGAGSHSGNRGFGGGGFGNFYSNDGYGGSYNQQQSVDWWGN, from the exons ATGAGTCATGTGGCCGTCGATAATGTACACGGTCTAGACCAGCAG CTTGCTGGTCTAGACTTGAACTCGGCCGACCTGCAGGGCGGAGGCACTGGCC GACGTTACATTCCACCCCACCTACGGAACAAGGAGATCGGCAAGAATG ATTCCCCTGGATGGGATGGAGGTCGCTCCAACGGCTTTGTGAATGGCTACCATGACAACCGCATGAATGGGGGTCGCGGCGGCTTCGATGGTCGTGGCGGTGCCATGCGTCAGGACCGCGGTGGCGGCCGTGGCGGATTCCGTGGCAGAGGTGGAAGCACCTACAACCCTGTTCAGCCCATGCCAAACGCTG GATTCGGCAACGACAATGGTGGTGGCTGGAACGTCCAGAAGGACGCTTACAGCAGCTTCGCTAACCGCAGCGACCGCGGCAAGTCTGCTTTCGACCGCAGCTCCACAAGGGGAAG GTATGAGCGCGGAggctttggtggtggtggtggtggaaacagTCGCTGGGTGGAGgacagcagagaggaagaggactggTCCAAACCCCTCTCTCGCAACGAGCGCACGGAGAA TGAGCTCTTCGCTGGTGGCAACACCGGAATCAATTTTGAGAAATATGATGACATTCCAGTGGAGGCAACAGGACACGACAGTCCCAGCCCCATCAGCGAT TTCCAAGATGTGGAGATGGGAGAGATCATCATGGGCAACATAGCTCTGAGCCGCTACACGCGCCCCACCCCCGTGCAGAAGCACGCCATCCCCATCATCAAGAACAAGAGAGACCTGATGGCCTGCGCACAGACAG gtTCTGGGAAGACTGCTGCGTTCCTGCTGCCAGTGCTGAGCCAGATCTATACTGAGGGCCCAGGAGAGGCTCTGCAGGCCGCCAAGAACAGCGCCCAG GACAACGGAAGATACGGCCGGCGTAAGCAGTACCCTCTGGCCCTGATCCTGGCCCCCACCAGAGAGCTGGCTCTTCAGATCTACGACGAGGCCCGGAAG TTTGCGTACCGTTcccgtgtgcgtccgtgcgtggtGTACGGAGGAGCGGACATCGGCCAGCAGATCCGCGAGCTGGAGCGTGGCTGTCACCTGCTGGTGGCCACGCCTGGCCGTCTGGTGGACATGATGGAGAGAGGAAAAATTGGCATGGACCACTGCTG TTACCTGGTGCTGGACGAGGCTGACCGCATGTTGGACATGGGTTTCGAGCCGCAGATCCGGCGCATCGTGGAGCAGGACACCATGCCCCCCAAGGGGGTGCGCCAGACCATGATGTTCAGCGCTACCTTCCCCAAAGAGATCCAG ATCCTGGCGCGGGACTTCCTGGAAGACTACATCTTCCTGGCGGTGGGGCGCGTGGGCTCCACCTCAGAGAACATCACCCAGAAGGTGGTGTGGGTGGAGGAGGGCGACAAGAGGTCCTTCCTGCTCGATCTGCTTAACGCCACAG GTAAGGAGTCTTTGACGCTGGTGTTCGTGGAGACCAAGAAGGGAGCGGACGCCCTGGAGGACTTCCTGTACCGCGAGGGCTACGCCTGCACCAGTATCCATGGCGACCGCTCCCAGAGGGACCGCGAGGAGGCGCTGCACCAGTTCCGCTCCGGCCGCTGCCCCATCCTGGTGGCCACAGCA GTGGCTGCGAGAGGACTGGACATTCCTCACGTCAAGCACGTCATCAACTTCGACCTTCCCAGTGACATTGAGGAGTACGTCCATCGTATTGGCCGCACAGGCAGAGTAGGAAACCTTG GCCTGGCCACCTCGTTCTTCAACGATAAGAACAGCAACATCACCAAAGACCTGCTGGACCTGGTGGTGGAAGCCAAGCAGGAGGTGCCGTCCTGGCTGGAGAGCCTGGCCTTCGAGCACCAGCACAAGAGCAGCAGCAGGGGACGCTCCAAGGG AAGGTTCTCTGGCGGCTTCGGAGCGAGGGACTACAGGCAGACCAGCGGAGGAGCCGGAGGAAGCAGCTTCGGTAGCCGTGGCACCCGCGGCGCTGGCAGCCACAGCGGCAACCGAGGATTTGGCGGCG GTGGCTTTGGAAACTTCTACAGCAACGACGGCTATGGTGGAAGCTACAACCAGCAGCAATCAGTTGACTGGTGGGGCAACTGA
- the ddx3xb gene encoding DEAD-box helicase 3 X-linked b isoform X2, with protein MSHVAVDNVHGLDQQLAGLDLNSADLQGGGTGRRYIPPHLRNKEIGKNDSPGWDGGRSNGFVNGYHDNRMNGGRGGFDGRGGAMRQDRGGGRGGFRGRGGSTYNPVQPMPNAGFGNDNGGGWNVQKDAYSSFANRSDRGKSAFDRSSTRGRYERGGFGGGGGGNSRWVEDSREEEDWSKPLSRNERTENELFAGGNTGINFEKYDDIPVEATGHDSPSPISDFQDVEMGEIIMGNIALSRYTRPTPVQKHAIPIIKNKRDLMACAQTGSGKTAAFLLPVLSQIYTEGPGEALQAAKNSAQDNGRYGRRKQYPLALILAPTRELALQIYDEARKFAYRSRVRPCVVYGGADIGQQIRELERGCHLLVATPGRLVDMMERGKIGMDHCCYLVLDEADRMLDMGFEPQIRRIVEQDTMPPKGVRQTMMFSATFPKEIQILARDFLEDYIFLAVGRVGSTSENITQKVVWVEEGDKRSFLLDLLNATVIPSEVQDQTGENLAKPGKESLTLVFVETKKGADALEDFLYREGYACTSIHGDRSQRDREEALHQFRSGRCPILVATAVAARGLDIPHVKHVINFDLPSDIEEYVHRIGRTGRVGNLGLATSFFNDKNSNITKDLLDLVVEAKQEVPSWLESLAFEHQHKSSSRGRSKGRFSGGFGARDYRQTSGGAGGSSFGSRGTRGAGSHSGNRGFGGGGFGNFYSNDGYGGSYNQQQSVDWWGN; from the exons ATGAGTCATGTGGCCGTCGATAATGTACACGGTCTAGACCAGCAG CTTGCTGGTCTAGACTTGAACTCGGCCGACCTGCAGGGCGGAGGCACTGGCC GACGTTACATTCCACCCCACCTACGGAACAAGGAGATCGGCAAGAATG ATTCCCCTGGATGGGATGGAGGTCGCTCCAACGGCTTTGTGAATGGCTACCATGACAACCGCATGAATGGGGGTCGCGGCGGCTTCGATGGTCGTGGCGGTGCCATGCGTCAGGACCGCGGTGGCGGCCGTGGCGGATTCCGTGGCAGAGGTGGAAGCACCTACAACCCTGTTCAGCCCATGCCAAACGCTG GATTCGGCAACGACAATGGTGGTGGCTGGAACGTCCAGAAGGACGCTTACAGCAGCTTCGCTAACCGCAGCGACCGCGGCAAGTCTGCTTTCGACCGCAGCTCCACAAGGGGAAG GTATGAGCGCGGAggctttggtggtggtggtggtggaaacagTCGCTGGGTGGAGgacagcagagaggaagaggactggTCCAAACCCCTCTCTCGCAACGAGCGCACGGAGAA TGAGCTCTTCGCTGGTGGCAACACCGGAATCAATTTTGAGAAATATGATGACATTCCAGTGGAGGCAACAGGACACGACAGTCCCAGCCCCATCAGCGAT TTCCAAGATGTGGAGATGGGAGAGATCATCATGGGCAACATAGCTCTGAGCCGCTACACGCGCCCCACCCCCGTGCAGAAGCACGCCATCCCCATCATCAAGAACAAGAGAGACCTGATGGCCTGCGCACAGACAG gtTCTGGGAAGACTGCTGCGTTCCTGCTGCCAGTGCTGAGCCAGATCTATACTGAGGGCCCAGGAGAGGCTCTGCAGGCCGCCAAGAACAGCGCCCAG GACAACGGAAGATACGGCCGGCGTAAGCAGTACCCTCTGGCCCTGATCCTGGCCCCCACCAGAGAGCTGGCTCTTCAGATCTACGACGAGGCCCGGAAG TTTGCGTACCGTTcccgtgtgcgtccgtgcgtggtGTACGGAGGAGCGGACATCGGCCAGCAGATCCGCGAGCTGGAGCGTGGCTGTCACCTGCTGGTGGCCACGCCTGGCCGTCTGGTGGACATGATGGAGAGAGGAAAAATTGGCATGGACCACTGCTG TTACCTGGTGCTGGACGAGGCTGACCGCATGTTGGACATGGGTTTCGAGCCGCAGATCCGGCGCATCGTGGAGCAGGACACCATGCCCCCCAAGGGGGTGCGCCAGACCATGATGTTCAGCGCTACCTTCCCCAAAGAGATCCAG ATCCTGGCGCGGGACTTCCTGGAAGACTACATCTTCCTGGCGGTGGGGCGCGTGGGCTCCACCTCAGAGAACATCACCCAGAAGGTGGTGTGGGTGGAGGAGGGCGACAAGAGGTCCTTCCTGCTCGATCTGCTTAACGCCACAG TCATACCCAGCGAGGTCCAGGACCAAACTGGGGAGAACCTTGCAAAGCCTG GTAAGGAGTCTTTGACGCTGGTGTTCGTGGAGACCAAGAAGGGAGCGGACGCCCTGGAGGACTTCCTGTACCGCGAGGGCTACGCCTGCACCAGTATCCATGGCGACCGCTCCCAGAGGGACCGCGAGGAGGCGCTGCACCAGTTCCGCTCCGGCCGCTGCCCCATCCTGGTGGCCACAGCA GTGGCTGCGAGAGGACTGGACATTCCTCACGTCAAGCACGTCATCAACTTCGACCTTCCCAGTGACATTGAGGAGTACGTCCATCGTATTGGCCGCACAGGCAGAGTAGGAAACCTTG GCCTGGCCACCTCGTTCTTCAACGATAAGAACAGCAACATCACCAAAGACCTGCTGGACCTGGTGGTGGAAGCCAAGCAGGAGGTGCCGTCCTGGCTGGAGAGCCTGGCCTTCGAGCACCAGCACAAGAGCAGCAGCAGGGGACGCTCCAAGGG AAGGTTCTCTGGCGGCTTCGGAGCGAGGGACTACAGGCAGACCAGCGGAGGAGCCGGAGGAAGCAGCTTCGGTAGCCGTGGCACCCGCGGCGCTGGCAGCCACAGCGGCAACCGAGGATTTGGCGGCG GTGGCTTTGGAAACTTCTACAGCAACGACGGCTATGGTGGAAGCTACAACCAGCAGCAATCAGTTGACTGGTGGGGCAACTGA
- the ddx3xb gene encoding DEAD-box helicase 3 X-linked b isoform X3 — protein sequence MSHVAVDNVHGLDQQLAGLDLNSADLQGGGTGRRYIPPHLRNKEIGKNDSPGWDGGRSNGFVNGYHDNRMNGGRGGFDGRGGAMRQDRGGGRGGFRGRGGSTYNPVQPMPNAGFGNDNGGGWNVQKDAYSSFANRSDRGKSAFDRSSTRGRYERGGFGGGGGGNSRWVEDSREEEDWSKPLSRNERTENELFAGGNTGINFEKYDDIPVEATGHDSPSPISDFQDVEMGEIIMGNIALSRYTRPTPVQKHAIPIIKNKRDLMACAQTGSGKTAAFLLPVLSQIYTEGPGEALQAAKNSAQDNGRYGRRKQYPLALILAPTRELALQIYDEARKFAYRSRVRPCVVYGGADIGQQIRELERGCHLLVATPGRLVDMMERGKIGMDHCCYLVLDEADRMLDMGFEPQIRRIVEQDTMPPKGVRQTMMFSATFPKEIQILARDFLEDYIFLAVGRVGSTSENITQKVVWVEEGDKRSFLLDLLNATGKESLTLVFVETKKGADALEDFLYREGYACTSIHGDRSQRDREEALHQFRSGRCPILVATAVAARGLDIPHVKHVINFDLPSDIEEYVHRIGRTGRVGNLGLATSFFNDKNSNITKDLLDLVVEAKQEVPSWLESLAFEHQHKSSSRGRSKGRFSGGFGARDYRQTSGGAGGSSFGSRGTRGAGSHSGNRGFGGGKGGFGNFYSNDGYGGSYNQQQSVDWWGN from the exons ATGAGTCATGTGGCCGTCGATAATGTACACGGTCTAGACCAGCAG CTTGCTGGTCTAGACTTGAACTCGGCCGACCTGCAGGGCGGAGGCACTGGCC GACGTTACATTCCACCCCACCTACGGAACAAGGAGATCGGCAAGAATG ATTCCCCTGGATGGGATGGAGGTCGCTCCAACGGCTTTGTGAATGGCTACCATGACAACCGCATGAATGGGGGTCGCGGCGGCTTCGATGGTCGTGGCGGTGCCATGCGTCAGGACCGCGGTGGCGGCCGTGGCGGATTCCGTGGCAGAGGTGGAAGCACCTACAACCCTGTTCAGCCCATGCCAAACGCTG GATTCGGCAACGACAATGGTGGTGGCTGGAACGTCCAGAAGGACGCTTACAGCAGCTTCGCTAACCGCAGCGACCGCGGCAAGTCTGCTTTCGACCGCAGCTCCACAAGGGGAAG GTATGAGCGCGGAggctttggtggtggtggtggtggaaacagTCGCTGGGTGGAGgacagcagagaggaagaggactggTCCAAACCCCTCTCTCGCAACGAGCGCACGGAGAA TGAGCTCTTCGCTGGTGGCAACACCGGAATCAATTTTGAGAAATATGATGACATTCCAGTGGAGGCAACAGGACACGACAGTCCCAGCCCCATCAGCGAT TTCCAAGATGTGGAGATGGGAGAGATCATCATGGGCAACATAGCTCTGAGCCGCTACACGCGCCCCACCCCCGTGCAGAAGCACGCCATCCCCATCATCAAGAACAAGAGAGACCTGATGGCCTGCGCACAGACAG gtTCTGGGAAGACTGCTGCGTTCCTGCTGCCAGTGCTGAGCCAGATCTATACTGAGGGCCCAGGAGAGGCTCTGCAGGCCGCCAAGAACAGCGCCCAG GACAACGGAAGATACGGCCGGCGTAAGCAGTACCCTCTGGCCCTGATCCTGGCCCCCACCAGAGAGCTGGCTCTTCAGATCTACGACGAGGCCCGGAAG TTTGCGTACCGTTcccgtgtgcgtccgtgcgtggtGTACGGAGGAGCGGACATCGGCCAGCAGATCCGCGAGCTGGAGCGTGGCTGTCACCTGCTGGTGGCCACGCCTGGCCGTCTGGTGGACATGATGGAGAGAGGAAAAATTGGCATGGACCACTGCTG TTACCTGGTGCTGGACGAGGCTGACCGCATGTTGGACATGGGTTTCGAGCCGCAGATCCGGCGCATCGTGGAGCAGGACACCATGCCCCCCAAGGGGGTGCGCCAGACCATGATGTTCAGCGCTACCTTCCCCAAAGAGATCCAG ATCCTGGCGCGGGACTTCCTGGAAGACTACATCTTCCTGGCGGTGGGGCGCGTGGGCTCCACCTCAGAGAACATCACCCAGAAGGTGGTGTGGGTGGAGGAGGGCGACAAGAGGTCCTTCCTGCTCGATCTGCTTAACGCCACAG GTAAGGAGTCTTTGACGCTGGTGTTCGTGGAGACCAAGAAGGGAGCGGACGCCCTGGAGGACTTCCTGTACCGCGAGGGCTACGCCTGCACCAGTATCCATGGCGACCGCTCCCAGAGGGACCGCGAGGAGGCGCTGCACCAGTTCCGCTCCGGCCGCTGCCCCATCCTGGTGGCCACAGCA GTGGCTGCGAGAGGACTGGACATTCCTCACGTCAAGCACGTCATCAACTTCGACCTTCCCAGTGACATTGAGGAGTACGTCCATCGTATTGGCCGCACAGGCAGAGTAGGAAACCTTG GCCTGGCCACCTCGTTCTTCAACGATAAGAACAGCAACATCACCAAAGACCTGCTGGACCTGGTGGTGGAAGCCAAGCAGGAGGTGCCGTCCTGGCTGGAGAGCCTGGCCTTCGAGCACCAGCACAAGAGCAGCAGCAGGGGACGCTCCAAGGG AAGGTTCTCTGGCGGCTTCGGAGCGAGGGACTACAGGCAGACCAGCGGAGGAGCCGGAGGAAGCAGCTTCGGTAGCCGTGGCACCCGCGGCGCTGGCAGCCACAGCGGCAACCGAGGATTTGGCGGCGGTAAGG GTGGCTTTGGAAACTTCTACAGCAACGACGGCTATGGTGGAAGCTACAACCAGCAGCAATCAGTTGACTGGTGGGGCAACTGA
- the ddx3xb gene encoding DEAD-box helicase 3 X-linked b isoform X1, which translates to MSHVAVDNVHGLDQQLAGLDLNSADLQGGGTGRRYIPPHLRNKEIGKNDSPGWDGGRSNGFVNGYHDNRMNGGRGGFDGRGGAMRQDRGGGRGGFRGRGGSTYNPVQPMPNAGFGNDNGGGWNVQKDAYSSFANRSDRGKSAFDRSSTRGRYERGGFGGGGGGNSRWVEDSREEEDWSKPLSRNERTENELFAGGNTGINFEKYDDIPVEATGHDSPSPISDFQDVEMGEIIMGNIALSRYTRPTPVQKHAIPIIKNKRDLMACAQTGSGKTAAFLLPVLSQIYTEGPGEALQAAKNSAQDNGRYGRRKQYPLALILAPTRELALQIYDEARKFAYRSRVRPCVVYGGADIGQQIRELERGCHLLVATPGRLVDMMERGKIGMDHCCYLVLDEADRMLDMGFEPQIRRIVEQDTMPPKGVRQTMMFSATFPKEIQILARDFLEDYIFLAVGRVGSTSENITQKVVWVEEGDKRSFLLDLLNATVIPSEVQDQTGENLAKPGKESLTLVFVETKKGADALEDFLYREGYACTSIHGDRSQRDREEALHQFRSGRCPILVATAVAARGLDIPHVKHVINFDLPSDIEEYVHRIGRTGRVGNLGLATSFFNDKNSNITKDLLDLVVEAKQEVPSWLESLAFEHQHKSSSRGRSKGRFSGGFGARDYRQTSGGAGGSSFGSRGTRGAGSHSGNRGFGGGKGGFGNFYSNDGYGGSYNQQQSVDWWGN; encoded by the exons ATGAGTCATGTGGCCGTCGATAATGTACACGGTCTAGACCAGCAG CTTGCTGGTCTAGACTTGAACTCGGCCGACCTGCAGGGCGGAGGCACTGGCC GACGTTACATTCCACCCCACCTACGGAACAAGGAGATCGGCAAGAATG ATTCCCCTGGATGGGATGGAGGTCGCTCCAACGGCTTTGTGAATGGCTACCATGACAACCGCATGAATGGGGGTCGCGGCGGCTTCGATGGTCGTGGCGGTGCCATGCGTCAGGACCGCGGTGGCGGCCGTGGCGGATTCCGTGGCAGAGGTGGAAGCACCTACAACCCTGTTCAGCCCATGCCAAACGCTG GATTCGGCAACGACAATGGTGGTGGCTGGAACGTCCAGAAGGACGCTTACAGCAGCTTCGCTAACCGCAGCGACCGCGGCAAGTCTGCTTTCGACCGCAGCTCCACAAGGGGAAG GTATGAGCGCGGAggctttggtggtggtggtggtggaaacagTCGCTGGGTGGAGgacagcagagaggaagaggactggTCCAAACCCCTCTCTCGCAACGAGCGCACGGAGAA TGAGCTCTTCGCTGGTGGCAACACCGGAATCAATTTTGAGAAATATGATGACATTCCAGTGGAGGCAACAGGACACGACAGTCCCAGCCCCATCAGCGAT TTCCAAGATGTGGAGATGGGAGAGATCATCATGGGCAACATAGCTCTGAGCCGCTACACGCGCCCCACCCCCGTGCAGAAGCACGCCATCCCCATCATCAAGAACAAGAGAGACCTGATGGCCTGCGCACAGACAG gtTCTGGGAAGACTGCTGCGTTCCTGCTGCCAGTGCTGAGCCAGATCTATACTGAGGGCCCAGGAGAGGCTCTGCAGGCCGCCAAGAACAGCGCCCAG GACAACGGAAGATACGGCCGGCGTAAGCAGTACCCTCTGGCCCTGATCCTGGCCCCCACCAGAGAGCTGGCTCTTCAGATCTACGACGAGGCCCGGAAG TTTGCGTACCGTTcccgtgtgcgtccgtgcgtggtGTACGGAGGAGCGGACATCGGCCAGCAGATCCGCGAGCTGGAGCGTGGCTGTCACCTGCTGGTGGCCACGCCTGGCCGTCTGGTGGACATGATGGAGAGAGGAAAAATTGGCATGGACCACTGCTG TTACCTGGTGCTGGACGAGGCTGACCGCATGTTGGACATGGGTTTCGAGCCGCAGATCCGGCGCATCGTGGAGCAGGACACCATGCCCCCCAAGGGGGTGCGCCAGACCATGATGTTCAGCGCTACCTTCCCCAAAGAGATCCAG ATCCTGGCGCGGGACTTCCTGGAAGACTACATCTTCCTGGCGGTGGGGCGCGTGGGCTCCACCTCAGAGAACATCACCCAGAAGGTGGTGTGGGTGGAGGAGGGCGACAAGAGGTCCTTCCTGCTCGATCTGCTTAACGCCACAG TCATACCCAGCGAGGTCCAGGACCAAACTGGGGAGAACCTTGCAAAGCCTG GTAAGGAGTCTTTGACGCTGGTGTTCGTGGAGACCAAGAAGGGAGCGGACGCCCTGGAGGACTTCCTGTACCGCGAGGGCTACGCCTGCACCAGTATCCATGGCGACCGCTCCCAGAGGGACCGCGAGGAGGCGCTGCACCAGTTCCGCTCCGGCCGCTGCCCCATCCTGGTGGCCACAGCA GTGGCTGCGAGAGGACTGGACATTCCTCACGTCAAGCACGTCATCAACTTCGACCTTCCCAGTGACATTGAGGAGTACGTCCATCGTATTGGCCGCACAGGCAGAGTAGGAAACCTTG GCCTGGCCACCTCGTTCTTCAACGATAAGAACAGCAACATCACCAAAGACCTGCTGGACCTGGTGGTGGAAGCCAAGCAGGAGGTGCCGTCCTGGCTGGAGAGCCTGGCCTTCGAGCACCAGCACAAGAGCAGCAGCAGGGGACGCTCCAAGGG AAGGTTCTCTGGCGGCTTCGGAGCGAGGGACTACAGGCAGACCAGCGGAGGAGCCGGAGGAAGCAGCTTCGGTAGCCGTGGCACCCGCGGCGCTGGCAGCCACAGCGGCAACCGAGGATTTGGCGGCGGTAAGG GTGGCTTTGGAAACTTCTACAGCAACGACGGCTATGGTGGAAGCTACAACCAGCAGCAATCAGTTGACTGGTGGGGCAACTGA